The following are encoded together in the Mus musculus strain NOD/MrkTac chromosome 17 genomic contig, GRCm38.p6 alternate locus group NOD/MrkTac MMCHR17_NOD_IDD1 genome:
- the Olfr108 gene encoding olfactory receptor 108 produces MQISSSIISPRMNCSQAPGFILLGLPREPEKWQHFFIIFLGLYLLGLLGNLLLLLAIGSDVHLHTPMYFFLSQLSLVDLCFITTTAPKTLETWWTGDGSISFSGCLTQLYFFGVFADMDNLLLAVMAIDRYAAICHPLLYPLLMTPCRCEVLVSGSWGIAHCVSLMYTLLLSQLYFHTNQEIPHFFCDCRPLLLLSCSDTHLNEVLMMALAGVLGVSAVLCIVSSYGCIFYAVARVPSAQGKRKALTTCSSHLSVVLLFYSTVFATYLKPPSTSHSSGEVVAAVMYTLVTPTLNPFIYSLRNKDVKSSLRRVLNIEKSQD; encoded by the coding sequence ATGCAAATTTCATCTTCAATAATAAGCCCAAGGATGAACTGCAGTCAGGCTCCTGGCTTTATCCTCTTGGGACTACCCAGAGAACCAGAGAAGTGGCAGCACTTCTTTATCATCTTCCTAGGTCTTTACTTGCTGGGACTTTTAGGGAACCTGCTACTTCTGTTAGCTATTGGTTCTGATGTCCACCTCCACACCCCCATGTATTTCTTCCTCAGTCAGCTCTCACTTGTGGATCTTTGCTTCATCACCACCACAGCTCCTAAAACACTGGAGACTTGGTGGACTGGAGATGGATCAATCTCATTCTCTGGATGCCTGACTCAATTGTATTTCTTTGGTGTTTTTGCAGATATGGATAACCTGCTTCTGGCAGTCATGGCTATTGACCGCTATGCTGCTATCTGccacccactcctctacccacttcTCATGACTCCTTGTAGATGTGAGGTTCTAGTCAGTGGGTCATGGGGAATAGCTCATTGTGTGTCTCTGATGTATACGTTATTGCTCTCTCAGTTATATTTTCATACCAATCAAGAGATTCCTCATTTTTTCTGTGATTGTAGGCCTCTCTTACTGCTTTCCTGTTCTGACACTCACCTCAATGAGGTCCTGATGATGGCTTTGGCTGGAGTTTTGGGAGTCAGTGCAGTTCTTTGCATTGTAAGTTCTTATGGTTGTATTTTTTATGCTGTGGCTAGAGTTCCATCAGCACAGGGGAAAAGAAAAGCCCTGACCACATGCAGTTCCCACCTCTCTGTAGTCCTCCTTTTCTACAGCACAGTCTTTGCTACCTACCTGAAGCCCCCATCTACTTCTCACTCCTCTGGGGAGGTGGTAGCTGCTGTTATGTATACCTTGGTCACTCCCACTCTAAACCCCTTCATTTATAGTCTGAGGAATAAGGATGTTAAGAGTTCATTGAGAAGAGTTCTGAACATTGAAAAGTCTCAGGACTAA